In the genome of Pseudomonas sp. HS6, one region contains:
- a CDS encoding biopolymer transporter ExbD, with the protein MASVNASHDDDEDAAVDSINITPLVDVLMVVLVMFILTATAQVSGIQINLPKASAAVSLSEAKTKAISVNDGGQVFLDAYPVTLPELEGRLRIEKAQNPDFPVIVRGDATVQYQKVIEVLDLLRRLELSQVGLVTGKPSQG; encoded by the coding sequence ATGGCGTCCGTAAATGCCTCCCACGACGATGACGAAGATGCAGCGGTGGACAGCATCAACATCACGCCACTGGTGGACGTGCTGATGGTGGTGCTGGTGATGTTCATCCTCACCGCTACTGCGCAGGTCTCCGGAATCCAGATCAACCTGCCCAAGGCCAGCGCCGCCGTGTCGCTGTCCGAGGCCAAGACCAAGGCGATTTCGGTCAACGATGGCGGGCAGGTGTTCCTCGACGCCTACCCGGTGACCTTGCCGGAGCTGGAAGGACGCCTGCGCATCGAGAAGGCGCAGAACCCGGACTTCCCGGTGATCGTGCGCGGCGACGCCACGGTGCAGTACCAGAAGGTCATCGAAGTGCTGGATCTGCTGCGCCGGCTCGAACTGTCCCAGGTCGGTCTCGTCACCGGCAAACCGAGCCAGGGCTGA
- a CDS encoding transposase — MGTMERYSKVGMQELDQRLSKIVEAARKKPVSVYRYGAPWVWIVSQDDWQGALKEVSSYIPPGHSLVLLRPQIDDLFDAHSDLLHDLNAQPGMLIPAQTVMHILLLQLLYSVPSEQQLYEQLNYNLLFRWFVGLGLNQKVWSFNVLSRDIATLLNEPRAVQLIQKIIGEVFCGALLQMPEFSLNFALLHTWLGKHTGPRTSAIKNASN; from the coding sequence ATGGGGACTATGGAACGCTACTCGAAAGTGGGCATGCAGGAACTCGATCAACGCCTGTCGAAGATCGTCGAAGCCGCGCGCAAGAAGCCGGTTTCGGTGTATCGCTACGGCGCGCCGTGGGTCTGGATCGTGTCGCAGGATGACTGGCAGGGCGCCTTGAAAGAGGTCTCCAGCTACATTCCGCCAGGGCATTCGCTGGTGCTGCTGCGCCCGCAGATCGACGACCTGTTCGACGCTCACAGCGATCTCCTTCACGACCTCAACGCCCAGCCCGGCATGCTGATCCCGGCGCAAACGGTCATGCACATCCTGCTCCTGCAACTGCTGTATTCGGTGCCCAGCGAGCAGCAGCTCTACGAACAGCTCAATTATAACCTGCTGTTTCGCTGGTTCGTGGGCCTTGGCCTGAATCAGAAAGTCTGGAGCTTCAACGTCCTCAGTCGCGACATCGCCACGCTGCTCAACGAGCCGCGTGCGGTGCAACTCATCCAGAAAATCATCGGTGAAGTGTTCTGCGGCGCGCTGCTGCAAATGCCCGAGTTCTCCTTGAACTTCGCGCTGCTGCACACCTGGCTGGGCAAACACACCGGGCCCCGCACTTCAGCAATCAAGAACGCCAGTAACTGA
- a CDS encoding putative porin, giving the protein MISNVNRLSLAVGMVIATLVGQAAAAPAPSENATINLIRLLVEQGILKQDKADALIAQAQNEAAQAKQAAASTAVAAGPVAAPGDVRVQYVPAAVRDQIRDQVKAEVMATAKQENWAAPNTFPDWASRISFDGDIRLRDESRYYSGSNSNEIVDFAKLNNNGPYDVNPNSSTALPPLLNTREDRTNLFRLRARLGMKAVISPEWTAGIRIGTGSDNNPVSTTQNLGGGFAKKDIWLDQGYLTWKPSDELTLTGGRFANPFMSTDMLYSNDLNFDGVAAIFDHKLSNDWGVFGTVGAFPVDYTNDTTTSNGFDKEESDNKWLYGAQIGAKWAINSNNRLKGALAYYRFDDIEGQRSSPCEPWAGAPGCDTDGTRAAFMQKGNSVFLLRDITPNPLNPSTTPQPQFVGLASEFNLLDLNLVWDADLPEDFKLRTQGNYIHNLGYDEGDMRKRAAGQLANNLDSSGNIESGANAWMVQFTLGSALELKKQGDWNMFAGYKYIQPDALPDGFNDSSFHLGGTNAKGYFLGGNYGLAKNVYATGRWMSTEAVYGAPFDIDVLQLEINTRF; this is encoded by the coding sequence ATGATTTCCAACGTGAATCGATTGTCCCTGGCGGTCGGCATGGTCATCGCGACCCTGGTCGGTCAGGCCGCGGCAGCGCCTGCGCCCTCGGAGAACGCCACGATCAATCTGATCCGCTTGCTGGTCGAGCAAGGCATTCTGAAACAGGACAAGGCCGACGCGCTGATCGCCCAGGCCCAGAACGAAGCGGCCCAGGCCAAGCAGGCTGCGGCGTCTACCGCTGTGGCAGCCGGGCCGGTCGCAGCCCCTGGCGATGTGCGGGTGCAATACGTGCCGGCCGCGGTACGCGACCAGATCCGCGATCAGGTCAAGGCTGAAGTCATGGCCACCGCCAAGCAGGAAAACTGGGCCGCGCCCAACACTTTCCCGGACTGGGCTTCGCGCATCAGCTTCGACGGCGACATTCGCCTGCGTGACGAATCGCGCTACTACTCGGGCAGCAACAGCAACGAAATCGTCGACTTCGCCAAGCTCAACAACAACGGCCCGTATGACGTGAACCCCAACAGCAGCACCGCGTTGCCGCCGTTGCTCAACACCCGTGAAGACCGTACCAACCTGTTCCGCCTGCGCGCCCGACTGGGCATGAAAGCGGTGATTTCGCCGGAATGGACCGCCGGCATCCGCATCGGCACCGGCTCGGACAACAACCCGGTGTCGACCACCCAGAACCTCGGCGGCGGTTTTGCCAAGAAAGACATCTGGCTCGATCAGGGTTACCTGACCTGGAAGCCGTCGGATGAACTGACGCTGACCGGTGGCCGGTTCGCCAACCCGTTCATGTCCACCGACATGCTGTATTCCAACGACCTGAACTTCGACGGCGTGGCGGCGATTTTCGACCACAAACTCAGCAACGACTGGGGCGTGTTCGGCACCGTCGGCGCGTTCCCGGTGGATTACACCAACGACACCACCACCAGCAACGGCTTCGACAAGGAAGAAAGCGACAACAAATGGCTGTACGGCGCGCAAATCGGCGCCAAATGGGCGATCAACAGCAACAACCGCTTGAAAGGTGCGTTGGCTTACTACCGCTTCGACGACATTGAAGGCCAGCGCTCCAGCCCTTGCGAACCCTGGGCCGGCGCGCCGGGCTGCGACACCGACGGCACCCGTGCCGCGTTCATGCAGAAAGGCAACAGCGTGTTCCTGCTGCGTGACATCACGCCGAACCCGCTCAACCCGAGCACAACGCCGCAGCCGCAATTCGTGGGCCTGGCCTCCGAGTTCAATCTGCTGGACCTGAACCTCGTGTGGGACGCCGACCTGCCGGAAGACTTCAAGCTGCGCACCCAGGGCAACTACATCCACAACCTCGGCTACGACGAAGGCGACATGCGCAAGCGTGCGGCCGGGCAACTGGCCAACAACCTCGACAGCAGCGGCAACATCGAAAGCGGCGCCAATGCATGGATGGTCCAGTTCACCCTCGGCAGTGCGCTGGAGCTGAAGAAGCAGGGCGACTGGAATATGTTCGCCGGCTACAAGTACATCCAGCCGGACGCCTTGCCTGACGGCTTCAACGACTCGTCGTTCCACCTCGGCGGCACCAACGCCAAGGGCTATTTCCTCGGCGGCAATTACGGCCTGGCGAAGAACGTCTACGCCACCGGCCGCTGGATGAGCACCGAAGCGGTGTATGGCGCGCCGTTCGACATCGACGTCTTGCAGCTCGAGATCAACACGCGCTTCTAA
- a CDS encoding peptidylprolyl isomerase, producing the protein MTKPAMVISAAAVALLVVAVALVVRPGNDPVAAQQPAPVIAANAGPAVARLGNQQVSPEELQALLAAVPPQTREQLRGNREALERWIRSRLAEKAVLEQADAQGWAQRPDVVRQTRAATEQIVFRDYLQSVSKVPADYPSAAELQQAYDAGKANWQTPALYRVSQIFLGVNEPQNLEAVRKQAAELSKKAQSTPAEFAALAKEFSQDRLTAERGGDTGLQPLQQLVPEVRGAVARLKVGAVSDPVQSSAGFHVIKLTEQQPARTATLDELRDQLTQALRAQRQEQIAQAYLDGMLNTATLSIDGAELNKVLEEKL; encoded by the coding sequence GTGACGAAACCTGCCATGGTAATCAGCGCCGCTGCGGTGGCGCTGTTGGTGGTGGCCGTGGCGCTGGTGGTGCGGCCGGGTAATGACCCGGTCGCCGCCCAGCAACCGGCGCCGGTGATCGCGGCGAATGCCGGGCCGGCGGTGGCGCGGCTGGGTAATCAGCAGGTGTCGCCTGAGGAATTGCAGGCACTGTTGGCGGCCGTACCACCGCAGACCCGCGAGCAGTTGCGCGGCAATCGTGAGGCGCTGGAGCGCTGGATTCGTTCACGCCTGGCTGAAAAAGCCGTGCTGGAACAGGCCGATGCCCAAGGCTGGGCACAGCGTCCGGACGTGGTTCGGCAAACCCGCGCGGCCACCGAACAGATCGTGTTCCGCGACTATTTGCAGTCGGTGAGCAAAGTACCGGCGGATTACCCGAGCGCTGCCGAGTTGCAGCAGGCGTATGACGCGGGCAAGGCCAATTGGCAGACACCGGCGCTGTATCGGGTGAGCCAGATTTTCCTCGGGGTGAACGAGCCGCAGAATCTTGAAGCTGTGCGCAAGCAGGCGGCGGAGTTGAGCAAGAAAGCGCAGTCGACCCCAGCGGAATTCGCGGCGTTGGCCAAAGAGTTTTCCCAGGATCGGCTCACTGCTGAGCGCGGCGGTGACACTGGCCTGCAACCGTTGCAGCAATTGGTGCCGGAAGTGCGAGGCGCCGTGGCGCGACTCAAGGTTGGCGCGGTTTCCGATCCCGTACAAAGCAGCGCCGGTTTCCACGTGATCAAACTCACCGAACAACAACCGGCCCGCACCGCGACCCTTGACGAGTTGCGAGATCAACTGACCCAGGCCTTGCGGGCACAACGTCAGGAACAGATCGCCCAGGCCTATCTGGACGGCATGCTCAACACCGCAACGCTGAGCATCGACGGGGCCGAGCTCAACAAGGTGCTGGAGGAAAAGCTGTAA
- a CDS encoding ShlB/FhaC/HecB family hemolysin secretion/activation protein translates to MDQIFTSRLALWGWLLVTAGAQPAFADEAENTAAQRLVDVNEYFVRGNTVLDARAIEEAVYPFLGPQKALSDIEGARDALQKAYQERGYQSVFVELPEQAVADGIVYLQVSETKVGRVRVVGAKHYSPLDIRDNVPALKEGEVPDFAKVQGELAQLNKTPGRQVMPLVREGQRPGTMDVDLQVEDQNPWTASVGLNNDYSADTEKLRAVTSLGYNNLWQLGHSVNLTFFTAPQDTDNAKVWSGSYTAPLTERWSVQFSGYQSDSNVATIGGSNVLGKGHSYGVSAIYTIPSSGSWSNSLSAGIDFKDFDERLTLSGESDKVPLKYAPFTFAYNGYRYTEKSQLGLGLSLVAATRSIFGYGSSDEDFDYKRYRANPSFAVLKGDTNFTWTFDSDWQSASKAAFQLASGPLVSNEQFSAGGATSVRGYLAAERTGDDGVLLSQEVRTPSLAKYAGTWMQDWRFYAFAEGAQLYLRDELPDQDASYALASVGLGTRASLSKWLSGSVDWGYPLLEGPNTSKQESRLHFNLQATF, encoded by the coding sequence GTGGATCAGATTTTCACGTCACGGCTGGCGCTGTGGGGCTGGCTGCTGGTGACGGCCGGCGCGCAGCCGGCGTTCGCCGATGAGGCCGAAAACACAGCGGCGCAGCGTCTGGTGGACGTCAACGAATACTTCGTGCGTGGCAACACGGTGCTCGATGCGCGGGCGATCGAAGAAGCGGTGTACCCGTTCCTCGGCCCGCAAAAAGCCTTGAGCGACATTGAAGGCGCGCGGGATGCCTTGCAGAAGGCCTATCAGGAACGCGGCTACCAATCCGTGTTCGTCGAACTGCCGGAGCAAGCGGTGGCCGACGGCATCGTCTACCTGCAAGTCAGCGAAACCAAGGTCGGCCGGGTGCGGGTGGTCGGCGCCAAACACTATTCGCCGCTGGACATCCGCGACAACGTCCCGGCGCTGAAAGAAGGCGAAGTGCCGGACTTCGCCAAGGTCCAGGGCGAACTGGCGCAACTCAACAAGACCCCGGGCCGGCAGGTGATGCCGCTGGTGCGCGAAGGCCAGCGCCCCGGCACCATGGACGTGGATCTGCAGGTCGAAGACCAGAACCCGTGGACCGCCAGCGTGGGTCTGAACAACGACTACAGCGCCGACACCGAAAAACTCCGTGCCGTCACCAGCCTCGGTTACAACAACCTCTGGCAGCTCGGCCACAGCGTCAACCTGACGTTCTTCACCGCGCCGCAGGACACCGACAACGCCAAGGTCTGGTCCGGTTCCTACACCGCGCCGCTGACCGAGCGCTGGAGCGTGCAGTTCTCCGGTTACCAGTCCGACAGCAACGTCGCCACCATCGGCGGCAGCAACGTGCTCGGCAAGGGGCATTCCTACGGCGTGTCGGCGATCTACACGATCCCGTCCAGCGGCAGTTGGTCGAACTCACTGTCGGCCGGCATTGACTTCAAGGACTTCGACGAACGCCTGACCCTGTCCGGTGAAAGCGACAAGGTGCCGCTGAAATACGCGCCGTTCACGTTTGCCTACAACGGCTATCGCTACACCGAAAAGAGCCAGCTCGGCCTCGGCCTGAGCCTGGTCGCGGCCACCCGCAGCATCTTCGGCTACGGCAGTTCCGACGAAGACTTCGACTACAAACGCTACCGCGCCAACCCGAGCTTCGCCGTGCTCAAGGGCGATACCAATTTCACCTGGACTTTCGACAGCGACTGGCAAAGCGCAAGCAAAGCCGCGTTCCAACTGGCGTCGGGGCCACTGGTTTCCAACGAACAATTCTCCGCAGGCGGCGCGACCTCGGTGCGCGGTTATCTGGCGGCCGAACGCACCGGTGATGACGGCGTGCTGCTCAGTCAGGAAGTCCGCACGCCGTCGCTGGCCAAGTACGCCGGCACCTGGATGCAGGACTGGCGCTTTTATGCCTTCGCCGAAGGCGCGCAACTCTACCTGCGCGACGAACTGCCGGACCAGGACGCCAGTTATGCCCTGGCCAGTGTCGGCCTCGGCACCCGCGCCAGCCTGAGCAAATGGCTGTCCGGCAGCGTCGACTGGGGCTACCCGCTACTCGAAGGGCCGAACACCTCGAAACAGGAATCGCGCCTGCACTTCAACCTTCAGGCCACTTTCTAA
- a CDS encoding DNA repair protein — MKIRFLWLGLGMLIATGASAEGMEERLRTQLRSTTQQLQTLQSQQAQASAAQLAAQNEAKAAQAQIKQLTAELAKAKGVAEQLAGQQDSLHSQAQAQVAASNEQVGKFKKAYDELLAMARAKEAERSKLQAQLAERDTQVQQCSVKNQQMYGVAKQILTAYENIDVAEVMKIRQPFAGSARVKFDELAQGFGDELYKTQFDAPQAAIAH; from the coding sequence ATGAAAATCCGCTTTTTATGGCTTGGACTCGGGATGTTGATCGCCACCGGGGCGAGCGCCGAAGGCATGGAGGAACGCCTGCGCACCCAGTTGCGCAGCACCACCCAGCAGCTGCAAACCCTGCAAAGCCAGCAGGCTCAAGCCAGCGCCGCGCAACTGGCGGCGCAGAACGAAGCCAAGGCTGCGCAGGCGCAAATCAAACAGTTGACTGCTGAGCTGGCCAAGGCCAAAGGCGTCGCCGAGCAACTGGCCGGGCAGCAAGACAGTCTGCACAGCCAGGCTCAGGCGCAGGTGGCAGCCAGCAACGAGCAGGTCGGCAAGTTCAAGAAGGCCTATGACGAGTTGTTGGCCATGGCCCGTGCCAAAGAGGCAGAACGGTCTAAGCTTCAAGCGCAATTGGCCGAACGTGACACACAAGTGCAGCAATGTTCGGTCAAGAATCAGCAGATGTACGGCGTGGCCAAGCAGATTCTCACCGCCTACGAAAACATCGATGTGGCCGAGGTGATGAAAATCCGCCAGCCCTTCGCCGGCAGCGCCCGGGTCAAGTTCGATGAACTGGCTCAGGGCTTCGGCGATGAGCTGTACAAGACTCAATTCGATGCGCCGCAAGCCGCGATCGCGCACTGA
- a CDS encoding YbjN domain-containing protein, which yields MTQLISHVSPQSLTDVLQAAGYRVNQTEQNGIVQLLSASQGIGYAVRFGNPAVAEQGSYVDFTFSCALRVQGELPAGVAEQWNATRRFARLSLQGEFLVMEMDVVVAAGVSNDYLRGNLELWDRLLQEFIVYLRDFTQNSAAVQTAKAAVTEQEEVAL from the coding sequence ATGACTCAATTGATCTCCCACGTATCCCCGCAATCCCTGACCGACGTGCTGCAAGCCGCCGGTTATCGCGTCAACCAGACCGAGCAAAACGGCATCGTCCAGTTGCTCAGCGCCAGCCAGGGCATCGGTTATGCCGTGCGTTTCGGCAATCCGGCGGTGGCGGAGCAGGGCAGCTACGTCGACTTCACTTTCAGCTGCGCCTTGCGCGTGCAGGGTGAGTTGCCGGCCGGTGTGGCCGAACAGTGGAACGCGACCCGCCGGTTTGCCCGGTTGTCGTTGCAGGGCGAATTTCTGGTGATGGAAATGGACGTGGTGGTGGCCGCTGGCGTCAGCAACGATTACTTGCGCGGCAACCTGGAATTGTGGGATCGCCTGCTTCAGGAATTCATCGTGTACCTGCGTGACTTCACGCAAAACAGTGCCGCTGTGCAAACCGCCAAAGCAGCCGTGACCGAGCAAGAGGAAGTCGCGCTGTGA
- a CDS encoding energy transducer TonB, with amino-acid sequence MTAQLPIEPLPVKKSPLRYAKWGAGLILAALAAWFLWQWANDMSGIRREAPKVPTIIPLPPPPPPPPEKPPEPETPVEEKIVEPEPTPEPQEVKPEEETPPSPADDLANPMQMDGDAQSGNDAFNIGAGKGGGMAGAGGGRVGNGTYSQFLAFTFQKLLRENPDLRNLAFSLQADVWLSSVGEITRVELIKSSGNPEIDSQVLAALRNAPHLSERPPASITLPVRMSLQGRRPG; translated from the coding sequence ATGACCGCACAACTTCCGATCGAACCGCTGCCGGTGAAGAAGTCGCCCTTGCGCTATGCGAAGTGGGGCGCCGGGCTGATTCTCGCCGCACTCGCCGCGTGGTTCCTGTGGCAGTGGGCCAACGACATGAGCGGCATCCGCCGGGAAGCGCCGAAGGTGCCGACGATCATTCCGTTGCCGCCACCGCCACCTCCGCCGCCGGAAAAACCGCCGGAGCCGGAAACCCCGGTGGAAGAAAAAATCGTCGAGCCCGAGCCAACGCCCGAGCCGCAAGAGGTCAAGCCCGAGGAAGAAACACCGCCATCACCGGCGGACGATCTGGCCAACCCGATGCAAATGGACGGCGACGCCCAGAGCGGCAACGACGCCTTCAACATCGGCGCGGGCAAGGGCGGCGGCATGGCCGGCGCGGGCGGTGGGCGAGTGGGCAACGGCACCTACAGCCAGTTCCTCGCGTTCACCTTCCAGAAGCTGCTGCGCGAGAACCCCGACCTGCGCAACCTCGCGTTTTCGCTGCAGGCCGATGTGTGGCTGAGCAGTGTCGGCGAGATCACCCGGGTCGAGCTGATCAAGTCCAGTGGCAACCCCGAGATCGACAGTCAGGTGCTGGCCGCCTTGCGTAACGCGCCGCATCTGAGCGAACGGCCACCGGCCTCCATCACCTTGCCTGTGCGCATGTCCCTGCAAGGGCGGCGTCCGGGTTAA
- a CDS encoding DUF2341 domain-containing protein, with translation MQRLFLSLLICLGFVLPATAQAWWQDDWHYRKQIAVDTTPQGAGINQALGRTALLVRLHTGNFTFDGVKEDGSDLRFVAADDKTVLNHQIESFDALMGMALIWVDVPNVEGGQRQDIWMYYGNQKAPATGNGQLTFDPNYTALYHFEGATGTPAKDTTAYGNTAQSATGAAIDGVVGRALQFSGQPLLLPASPSLQHNAGSAFTFSAWLRLDQANGEQLILARREGTNSLLVGVNQGVPFVEIDGQRAVATQPLNPGQWQHVALTAEGAKVTLYINGRESAALAQAMPAFNSVMAIGADLHEGPFQPFVGAIDELRLSKVARPAPLLLADATSQGAESKLVAYGVDEEQSGYGFGSLGFLLNAVPVDAWVIIAVLVLMMFQSWIIMLRKNRTLSRVTAANEDFRVQFAKVGTRLEMFADDTQLAQRLRHSPLWRLYQVAVKEIRTRREQGADTSSVSAATIEAIRCSMDGVRTRENQQLSSKLSTLSNAIAGGPYIGLLGTVMGIMVVFLGTAMAGDVNINAIAPGMAAALLATAMGLFVAIPALFGYNRLITRNKEVSADMRVFVDEFITRLAEMHGEGQSSEAAHQRGHHANHSVPA, from the coding sequence ATGCAGCGCCTTTTCCTTTCGTTGTTGATCTGCCTGGGCTTCGTGCTCCCGGCCACGGCTCAGGCCTGGTGGCAGGACGACTGGCATTACCGCAAACAGATCGCCGTCGACACCACGCCGCAAGGCGCCGGGATCAATCAGGCTCTGGGCCGCACCGCGCTGCTGGTGCGCCTGCACACCGGCAACTTCACCTTTGACGGCGTGAAAGAGGACGGCTCGGATCTGCGCTTCGTCGCGGCCGATGACAAGACCGTGCTCAACCACCAGATCGAAAGCTTCGATGCGCTGATGGGCATGGCGCTGATCTGGGTCGATGTGCCGAATGTCGAGGGCGGTCAGCGTCAGGACATCTGGATGTACTACGGCAACCAGAAGGCGCCGGCCACCGGCAACGGTCAGCTCACATTCGATCCGAATTACACCGCGCTCTATCACTTCGAAGGCGCCACCGGCACCCCGGCGAAAGACACCACTGCCTACGGCAACACCGCGCAGAGCGCCACTGGCGCGGCAATCGACGGCGTAGTGGGGCGGGCCTTGCAGTTCAGCGGCCAGCCATTGTTGCTGCCGGCCAGTCCGTCATTGCAGCACAACGCTGGCAGCGCGTTCACCTTCAGTGCCTGGCTGCGTCTGGATCAGGCCAACGGCGAGCAACTGATCCTGGCCCGCCGCGAAGGCACCAACAGCTTGCTGGTCGGTGTGAATCAGGGTGTACCGTTCGTGGAGATCGACGGCCAGCGCGCCGTCGCCACGCAACCGCTGAATCCGGGCCAATGGCAACACGTCGCGCTGACCGCTGAAGGCGCGAAAGTGACGCTGTACATCAATGGTCGCGAAAGCGCTGCACTGGCTCAGGCAATGCCGGCGTTCAATTCGGTCATGGCCATCGGTGCGGATCTGCACGAAGGTCCTTTCCAACCGTTCGTGGGCGCCATCGATGAACTGCGCCTGTCGAAAGTCGCCCGTCCGGCGCCGCTGCTGCTGGCCGATGCCACTTCCCAAGGCGCCGAGTCGAAACTGGTGGCTTACGGCGTCGATGAAGAACAGTCCGGCTACGGTTTCGGCAGCCTCGGTTTCCTGCTCAACGCCGTGCCGGTCGATGCCTGGGTGATCATCGCGGTGCTGGTGCTGATGATGTTCCAGTCGTGGATCATCATGCTGCGCAAGAACCGCACCCTCAGCCGTGTCACCGCTGCCAACGAAGACTTCCGCGTGCAATTCGCCAAGGTCGGCACTCGCCTGGAGATGTTCGCCGACGACACCCAACTCGCCCAGCGTTTGCGGCATTCGCCGCTGTGGCGTCTGTATCAGGTGGCGGTGAAAGAGATCCGCACTCGCCGCGAACAAGGCGCCGATACCTCGTCGGTTTCGGCGGCGACCATCGAAGCCATCCGCTGCTCCATGGATGGCGTGCGCACCCGGGAAAACCAGCAACTGAGTTCGAAACTCTCGACCTTGTCTAACGCCATCGCCGGCGGCCCCTACATCGGTCTGCTCGGTACGGTGATGGGGATCATGGTGGTGTTCCTCGGCACCGCCATGGCCGGCGACGTCAACATCAACGCCATCGCGCCGGGTATGGCCGCAGCCTTGCTGGCTACCGCCATGGGCCTGTTCGTCGCGATCCCGGCGCTGTTTGGCTACAACCGCCTGATTACCCGCAACAAGGAAGTCAGCGCCGACATGCGCGTGTTCGTCGACGAGTTCATCACCCGTCTGGCGGAGATGCACGGCGAAGGCCAGTCCAGTGAAGCGGCGCATCAGCGCGGTCATCACGCCAACCACTCCGTACCGGCCTGA
- a CDS encoding LysR family transcriptional regulator, with product MSFTEPAARQSSADFRWPQDKDEPWLAQAATLDGDVAQYFLVSARCGCFMQAARSLNVRSTLLRKQLAQLEQQLQCALFSFQGSALSLTREGQQLQAQLIALANERKLPVIEQPLIRLAVAESILHDILGRDLIALLRRNASVRLEIIALDSELALRAVSADIVLWLAHGETPHPGPTFATSEPQRLAQLEYQPHIAKRYSRVTARPESPDDLADFMLVQWQHDRQIDSFRPWNELVEQRLAGVVQMQSYELMLEMIRCSACIGLLPMYMSRFDRGLVALPGLFDEAMRLQAWLAVNRESQSVGEVQVLVELIQRTFNERQEWFE from the coding sequence ATGTCATTCACCGAACCCGCAGCACGACAGAGCAGCGCCGATTTCCGCTGGCCCCAGGACAAGGACGAACCCTGGCTGGCGCAAGCGGCGACCCTCGACGGCGACGTCGCGCAATACTTTCTGGTCAGCGCCCGTTGCGGCTGCTTCATGCAGGCCGCCCGCAGCCTCAACGTGCGCTCGACTTTGCTGCGCAAACAACTGGCGCAGCTCGAACAGCAACTGCAATGCGCGCTGTTCAGCTTTCAGGGCAGCGCCCTCAGCCTGACCCGCGAAGGCCAGCAATTGCAGGCGCAACTGATCGCGTTGGCCAACGAACGCAAACTCCCGGTGATCGAGCAGCCCTTGATCAGGCTGGCCGTCGCCGAATCGATCCTGCACGACATCCTCGGCCGCGACCTCATCGCACTGCTGCGCCGCAACGCCAGCGTGCGCCTGGAGATCATCGCCCTCGACAGCGAACTGGCCCTGCGCGCCGTCAGCGCCGACATCGTGCTCTGGCTCGCCCACGGCGAAACCCCGCATCCGGGCCCGACCTTCGCCACCAGCGAACCGCAACGCCTCGCGCAACTGGAGTATCAGCCACACATTGCCAAACGTTATTCCCGCGTGACTGCACGCCCGGAAAGTCCGGACGACCTTGCCGATTTCATGCTGGTGCAATGGCAGCATGATCGGCAGATCGACAGCTTCCGGCCGTGGAATGAACTGGTCGAACAGCGCTTGGCCGGGGTGGTGCAGATGCAGTCCTACGAGCTGATGCTGGAGATGATCCGGTGCAGCGCATGCATTGGTTTGCTGCCGATGTACATGAGCCGGTTCGATCGCGGGTTGGTGGCGTTGCCGGGGTTGTTTGACGAGGCGATGCGGTTGCAGGCGTGGTTGGCGGTGAACCGAGAATCGCAGAGTGTCGGTGAGGTGCAGGTGTTGGTTGAGTTGATTCAGCGTACGTTCAATGAACGACAGGAGTGGTTCGAATAA